From Plasmodium malariae genome assembly, chromosome: 8:
tgAAATGTACCATATTTTCTGTAAGTTTCATACTTTTCATATATACTAATCAAAAACTGCacatttttcaaattctTTCTCTTAGAAATGGGCATTACATTTATTCACATGGTGTACAATTATTGAACTAAAATGCAGTCCTATCTTACGggatcaaaaaaaaaaaaattaaaaagaaagcGTGCACACACATAcgcttatatattatatatggacatatacatatatatacatggaTGGATATACGGATGAATAGCTACACATTTTTAAGGACGTTTGCCGGATGCAGTTATGGAATGCATATCAAAGTTGAGGTAATCTTGCTCATCCATCATGATTAAATTTTcaactatttatttatgaactgttcatattaataatttcaaatgaacaaaaaaaatatggacgTGGTAAAAATGATCTTTACAACTGTACTTGGGAGGCCTTACACTACTTAGGGGATATgaattacaataaaaaaaaaaaaaatttaaatatataattacataaatgaGCAAATGGACAAATAGGCGAATAAGTGAGCAAATGGACAAATAGGCGAATAAGTGAGCAAATGGACAAATAGGCGAATAAGTGAGCAAATGGACAAATAGGCGAATAAATGAACACATGGGCaaataaacgaataaatGAGCAAATGGACAAATAAACGAATGAATAAACAGCTGGACAAACTTCAAATCAGtgttaacatatttttcacAGTTTCACTTTagctccttttttttatctgtaaaaataatttcttttgatatttagctaatatttaaaaaatgcacCTATAAACAACATATATTACGAAAAAAGTCGTTCCTtctgtaaaataattttagaaaattttttttttcatctgtGCGTAGAATCCGTGTGCTCACTTGCACTCTTTTCTGTCTATTCCTTCTCTACACCCTTTTCTGCATATTCCTGTATACGTGTTATTCGAGCTAGGGTCTAATAACCACATCTTCGCAAGtctttataagaaaaatgcaCCATATTATGTTCATAATAACCTGTGCGATTTATCATTCACTAAGCAGGTACTCATATACACACAAGCTTAAGTAAGCacaaatacacatatgtCTGTGATACGTATGCACAAGTATAcgatacgtatgtatatgtgcacaGCCAAATGGACGCTCATCGCGCAGCTTACCCATATAGCTTTTCACAGGAAGAGGCAAACaacatttacataaaatCCTTATTAATATTGGAAGACCTGGTGTTGTAACGACTTCTCGAATTACTCAAGAAGCTTCTAGTATGTCTACTACTAGCcgcattattattattattattaatcccttctttcttattattctgctctttatttttcaatcTATCACTTTTTCTTAAATTCAAATTAGGTAAGTTATcggtatttcttttttttttttcatttttctttctatttCTACCAGTTGTTCTACGCGATCTATTATTCCGTACACTGGATCTACCACCTCTAGCAGTTCTGGCTCTCTTTCTGTTTCTGTTCCTTCTGTATCGTCTATTATAAGAATTTGAAGCATTACTACAAGTATAATCGAAATCATCGTTATCATAATCATcgtcatcatcatcatcatcatcttcttcttcatccGAAAAGTAGTTAGCGGATTGGTCACTCGTAAAATTAGATGAATCTTCACTAATAACAGCAATTTCAGTATTTCTACCTGAACTAGCGAggttttcataatttaatgaattactagcattattattagcagtatataaattatttctaaaCATCGTAAAGATATCATTATATCTAGCATAActtgataaaaaagaattattaaaactTCTAGAATTTACTAAATCATAACTGTCAATAGGTGATCGAACATAAACAGAATATGGATTAAAATATGCACAAGTCATAATAtgatcaatattttttataatacaatttcttccttttaatggagaattatttaataaattataattttctcttattaaattttttatatatttttcttgtaaCATATGTAACATATTCTTTGTATGActattcatatatatcatcctattattatttgaaaatacaaataacCTATAATCATATTCCTCTTTACATTTATCTGCTTCCTCATAATGCTTTAAATAACGcttaaaatatgtttgtaCTCTTAACCCATAGTAACTTTTTCTGTTATAGTAAATATAACTATCAACATCTTCTTCATCTTTGCAtggcaatttttttaaaaatcgATAAAATATAGAGTTGCTCATTTCTTCCCTCTCGTcatcataattataatattctttgCCAAGGGGAAATATATCCTTATAACCCTTTTCTTCATTAACAAGCTTGTATATACTGCTAATTTTCATCGCGTTTATGTAGCTATTCTTGTATTTCTTTCTACTACTGTTCtcatttttgaatatttccATGCATTCGTTCGTCTTCCTTGCTATTTCGTTCTCATGAATAAAGGCTTGTGTAGTTCCATTTGCTGAATTACCTCCACTGCTTCCTACACGATTTATACTGCTAATCCAGTTATACTTTTCCTTCAAATTGATTGATGTTGGTTCATCTAGAGCACCAATCGTGCAGCTACTAATATcgttaatgaaaatattttcattttgcagAAAAGTTCGACCTGGAAGCTCCTTTATCGAAGTGCTTTTAGTTTCACTCTTACATAGAAACGTAGCCTCATTTTTGCAATTTCTATTACTATCGTTTCTATCCTTATGGTGGTATTCACTGCAGTTACGATTTGAGGACCATTCCAACTCAGATATGAATGGGTGTTCTCTtctataatttaataaaattttatataatatactgtaaataataatagttttaTAATTCACTTTCTCGTCTGTTATCAACTTTGTAGTCaagtaattaaaataatttatatgtacacaaaCAGGATCTAtactataaaattttaaatgatcAAAATAGCTATTATACGAATTGAAGCTTGAGAATTGTGGTAGTAAGGGTTGTAATtcttgttcatatattttaaattttttatcaacAAATACATTTGTATTACTAAAGTTGTTTAACAAGTGtctattttcttctttacgATTTCGTTTTTCTTTCTTATATGACAAATACAATCGATGTGCACTTTTTGATGTATTAATAGAATATGCATGGTTACATTTTTCCTCATCATCATCCTTACCATTCAGATGGTTTCTATTcctattttgaatattactTTCATTCATTCGCATTGTATTCTTCACATCTTCCATGTAATAATGGCTTAtcgttttttgttttttccttttcctacCATACTCCAAGTCATTCTCATGCTGATCAACCGGACTGTAATGGTTTCTTCGATAatcatttgttattttaaaagatacaCCACTGTTACGATATAAATAAGGATCTATTTCTTGAATAGACTGATTTTCTCCATGTAAATGACTATCACTATCATTAACATAATCATAGTTATGGAACCATTTTACCCCCAAATCTTTTCCGCCTAATGCACCATCTTCCTCATCGGTGCTACTCTCAAACTGCCCTGGTAAGTTTTCCGagtatttttcataattcgAGTCGTTACTAAAAAAACTAATAGAACTGTGTTTATCAAAATCAGATTCCAATTCTTCGCTCATAATGTGTTCTCTTTTTAAAGCATACAACTTATCACAATCATGATCCTTTTCTAAATTAAAaacttcttttaatttactcCTTTTGTCATTATTTGAATATCTATGTTTTTTTTCCGTTTTCTTGTCATCTAAAATGCATTCATCTGAGCTTTTCGTCTGATTCCCACTATCAAATATTTGAATGTAATTACTGTCGTTTGTTATATCTACGTTTGGGGTTTTACTTGTAGTTTTGTTTGCACCGGTGCGTTCACTCCTGTTAGCATTATTCGTGTAGTTATTCATACTATTATTTACGCTATTATTCATGCTATTATTTGTGTGTGTATTCTCCTCTGCTTTCAGTGTTCGCTTTTCCTTCCTGCTATTCCTTTTGTTCTTAAGTGGATACAGACGAATGCTTCTACTTATTACATTgtcaatatttataatttctttttttcccgtcgagttattatatttcatgCATTCCTGATGCATATCCTCGACATTTATGATTTCTTTACTATTTGATGGAGTGATATCCAGGTTTATTACATCTGTACCTCCATGCATCCCATATGGATCCTCATCGATTATCTTCACATCATCACTTCCCCTCCTTTCATCGACATTACTATTGTTCCCACTATCGTTGTTGTTTCCATTACCATTGTTGTTCCCACTATCATTGTTGTTCCCACTATCATTGTTGTTCCCACTATCATTGTTGTTCCCACTATCATTGTTGTTCCACTCATTGTTTTCCATTACCATTGTTGTTCCCACTATCATTGTTGTTTCCATTACCATTGTTGTTCCCACTATCATTGTTGTTTCCATTACCATTGTTGTTCCCACTATCATTGTTGTTCCCACTATCATTGTTATTATCATTGCTATTGTTTTTCCCATTAGAGTTCTTACTACCATTATCATTAtggcttttttttatattttttttctcattccCCTCTTTGATCGAGTACTTGGAATTGCTGTCGGTATATAAGGTATACACTGTATTGGCTGAGCTTGACACATCCGAACTGTCTTCTATAATTCTACTGCTTTTCCTCCCCCTCCTTGTTCTGCTCCTGTTTCCATCTTTATTTACATCGTGTGTATTATTATGATTGTCACTGCACTTTCCGTTATGATTGAGAGTACAACTGGTGTTTCCACTTGTGCTATGGTTTTGACAAGTTTTACTCCGTGTGCTATATGAAACGTTATTACCACTTCCACTTACATCAATGTTTCCCTCAATATTGCTGCTGAGTGGGGGGCTGTTCGCCCGACTTAAAAGCGCGCTCCATTTGGTAGCAATGTtgttactattgttattacgACTTGTGCTGCTAACATTGTTATTACGATTGGCACTGCTAACATTGTTAATACGATTAGCACTGCTAACATTGTTAATACGATTGGTGTTACCCCGCACGGGAAGTACTGCTCTATCATTTTCATTGTATCCACCATACGaatcatatataaacacatcAGGGAGAACactaatattatcataattttcgACATTTTCGTTAGAATTAGgttcatttaaataacatACCTGTGAAGAAGTTAACTGTTCTGTTAAGGTAAATTTGTAACaacaatttttattcattgtaaaaatagaaaaataaccATAATTATGTGacacaataaaaatatgaccatttttattccattgtgcacttatattttttaactcaCTATCGTacgaaaatttttttataattttttttttctttacattcaataagtaaatatattttctaaaacaTGCAAAGAGAACTACATCCTTGTAATATGGATTTGGTTCAATAAAACTTACATAACTATCACATTTCTTcaaatcaaaatatttaatctCTTCACATgttattctataaaatatggACAAATTTGTTTTCATTGTAACAGCATTAATGCTTTCTTTCGAAGCATTtgatttatttgttataccATCAGcaactataatatattcatctGAACAATTGAATGAGatattacttattttataatgCAGTTTTTTTGCCCTCAACTTTGATTTGTTATttgatttttcattatacaAACAATGAACAGCTTTTTGTATTTGCTCAGGCTTACCACTAATACTACTAGTAATGGCTCCATTTGGTCCgctatttcttaatatattacgATAACTAGAACCGAAACTTTTAACTAGTAAGCTGCTACTACCACTACTACTGCTAATACTAATGCCTTCCTGATTTTTCTGCGTTTtcgtaaatttatttttttttattttcttttcatgATT
This genomic window contains:
- the PmUG01_08034300 gene encoding WD repeat-containing protein, putative — protein: MDIKKGRNDKEDDPSLSCKKQKLNDTENFVIMNRKEREELLLHVDSENVGENGKSYIIGCNGGADTHTVAPIDRSNAGPLEEVHGIPLRCSPNVQLEMKKKNCEKVCKSTRFDKRRDMLLCNTRYHNRWNHINNAENANRNDVYKKNIVDENNRKILKKYLKKKNKSFSDISDTYKVLINVCLKEIKKNSTNREGINNIFKMLKDCGLLIGDNRSDGYKEYCYKEDGYKSNDDFFFSKNDKHRIMTTTPRGEDRLPYCDNFFDTSEHVKKEKLNENNINSKKHKRASNPIEGNCEESVMSYITDRVEHWSNDYSFSHNRSNDHDNEHGIAYRHKNVQEKRRSSTAYGDYCGRCDNLEHKHEHCLPLNRNASCISCSNTAVHNKTSNYYYRTVNNGAMYNHATVNHALAASRSVTFGCASEGEEFINSLTRKKKKLKSGTEEKKHDIDELVKRRKREIWTENKIECDMFNIFKNVINMLTCIYPQHNVKKFFFNSQNKLKEEYENNKNKSIKLTSYECNRYNNLYNKIKHKLFYAYNDTKKRNSIINTRYKYDIYNYCLKNIKRNITILSHFLPQKKDYNFITKIMFDHLFENIITSGKDGFIKIYHVMTGNLILCIRAHNYSITDFDIHKSNKYIISCDEKGIVKFWLVDKYKYKVLFTYRRTFFMKKVIFFYNEAKKSSKNFYKTYALCSTNSYFFIIKFDDLHNDIHLIKSVDMCLEGTKFFPYLRFSYSLNYNIAPYIYSNLIISKNPIKELKNSYLIFINTQNDCVDRLNEDDFVNANSGSAICYGINDGSSAIACANVSANVSANANANASANANANANASANASANASANASANSNSKMRRKKLMFLLLTTKIIYDNDEDNSEQLNISPKDVVITKYVNKIDDHIYNNLHADDVIELSYKGEKNEEDISYRKIFQYFEINILQNVKNNIGFVMFKKFEDFNEEVLLFVFSNNSADFLTVHTNGSIYLWNFQNYLNDVNKKKKKKKKNIQMVNKKAHDCKSKISICCFYTSLYVEFILESSALNENNKAKHNHNTSNNYNNIRIRGNLISSRGNINRGNNSCNNISGSGNTDNGNNNANNNISNNCGYNNNNMLSEINRENENNNLFIISSTSCSSYCYSSSEQEDLSKENHEKKIKKNKFTKTQKNQEGISISSSSGSSSLLVKSFGSSYRNILRNSGPNGAITSSISGKPEQIQKAVHCLYNEKSNNKSKLRAKKLHYKISNISFNCSDEYIIVADGITNKSNASKESINAVTMKTNLSIFYRITCEEIKYFDLKKCDSYVSFIEPNPYYKDVVLFACFRKYIYLLNVKKKKIIKKFSYDSELKNISAQWNKNGHIFIVSHNYGYFSIFTMNKNCCYKFTLTEQLTSSQVCYLNEPNSNENVENYDNISVLPDVFIYDSYGGYNENDRAVLPVRGNTNRINNVSSANRINNVSSANRNNNVSSTSRNNNSNNIATKWSALLSRANSPPLSSNIEGNIDVSGSGNNVSYSTRSKTCQNHSTSGNTSCTLNHNGKCSDNHNNTHDVNKDGNRSRTRRGRKSSRIIEDSSDVSSSANTVYTLYTDSNSKYSIKEGNEKKNIKKSHNDNGSKNSNGKNNSNDNNNDSGNNNDSGNNNGNGNNNDSGNNNGNGNNTTMVMENNEWNNNDSGNNNDSGNNNDSGNNNDSGNNNGNGNNNDSGNNSNVDERRGSDDVKIIDEDPYGMHGGTDVINLDITPSNSKEIINVEDMHQECMKYNNSTGKKEIINIDNVISRSIRLYPLKNKRNSRKEKRTLKAEENTHTNNSMNNSVNNSMNNYTNNANRSERTGANKTTSKTPNVDITNDSNYIQIFDSGNQTKSSDECILDDKKTEKKHRYSNNDKRSKLKEVFNLEKDHDCDKLYALKREHIMSEELESDFDKHSSISFFSNDSNYEKYSENLPGQFESSTDEEDGALGGKDLGVKWFHNYDYVNDSDSHLHGENQSIQEIDPYLYRNSGVSFKITNDYRRNHYSPVDQHENDLEYGRKRKKQKTISHYYMEDVKNTMRMNESNIQNRNRNHLNGKDDDEEKCNHAYSINTSKSAHRLYLSYKKEKRNRKEENRHLLNNFSNTNVFVDKKFKIYEQELQPLLPQFSSFNSYNSYFDHLKFYSIDPVCVHINYFNYLTTKLITDEKVNYKTIIIYSILYKILLNYRREHPFISELEWSSNRNCSEYHHKDRNDSNRNCKNEATFLCKSETKSTSIKELPGRTFLQNENIFINDISSCTIGALDEPTSINLKEKYNWISSINRVGSSGGNSANGTTQAFIHENEIARKTNECMEIFKNENSSRKKYKNSYINAMKISSIYKLVNEEKGYKDIFPLGKEYYNYDDEREEMSNSIFYRFLKKLPCKDEEDVDSYIYYNRKSYYGLRVQTYFKRYLKHYEEADKCKEEYDYRLFVFSNNNRMIYMNSHTKNMLHMLQEKYIKNLIRENYNLLNNSPLKGRNCIIKNIDHIMTCAYFNPYSVYVRSPIDSYDLVNSRSFNNSFLSSYARYNDIFTMFRNNLYTANNNASNSLNYENLASSGRNTEIAVISEDSSNFTSDQSANYFSDEEEDDDDDDDDDYDNDDFDYTCSNASNSYNRRYRRNRNRKRARTARGGRSSVRNNRSRRTTGRNRKKNEKKKRNTDNLPNLNLRKSDRLKNKEQNNKKEGINNNNNNAASSRHTRSFLSNSRSRYNTRSSNINKDFM